One window from the genome of Salvia miltiorrhiza cultivar Shanhuang (shh) chromosome 7, IMPLAD_Smil_shh, whole genome shotgun sequence encodes:
- the LOC130994953 gene encoding abscisic acid receptor PYL2-like produces MDDAPPLPPMPSGVTAEEYAQLEPAIRAHHTFDAMPHTCTSLIAQRIDAPAAAVWPLVRRFNAPQRYKHFIKSCRLVAGDGGVGSVREVAVVSGIPASASTERLEILDDRNRVLSFRVVGGDHRLNNYRSVTSVNEFSDGARVYTIVLESYIVDIPAGNTREDARMFTDTVVKLNLQRLGVVAVANLHAN; encoded by the coding sequence ATGGACGACGCACCACCGCTGCCGCCGATGCCTAGCGGCGTGACGGCGGAGGAATACGCGCAGCTGGAGCCGGCGATCCGCGCCCACCACACGTTCGACGCAATGCCCCACACATGCACGTCGCTGATCGCGCAGCGCATCGACgcgccggcggcggcggtgtGGCCGCTCGTGCGCCGCTTCAACGCCCCGCAGCGGTACAAGCACTTCATCAAGAGCTGCCGcctcgtcgccggcgacggcgGCGTCGGCAGCGTCCGCGAGGTCGCCGTCGTCTCCGGCATCCccgcctccgcctccaccgAGCGCCTCGAGATCCTCGACGACCGCAATCGCGTCCTCAGCTTTCGCGTCGTCGGCGGCGACCACCGCCTCAATAATTACCGCTCCGTCACCTCCGTCAACGAATTCAGCGACGGAGCGAGGGTTTACACGATCGTGCTGGAATCGTACATCGTCGATATACCGGCGGGGAACACCCGCGAAGATGCGAGGATGTTCACGGATACGGTGGTGAAGCTGAATCTGCAGAGGCTTGGAGTAGTGGCGGTAGCAAATTTGCATGcgaattaa